A stretch of Insulibacter thermoxylanivorax DNA encodes these proteins:
- a CDS encoding ABC transporter substrate-binding protein, with the protein MKKLIHISIALILFTFVLLSGCASHPGEAERERGRAEDELILAIGTEPEGGFDPTLGWGRYGSPLFQSTLLKRDHEMRITYDLAADYSLSDDGRLWTVRLREDAKFSDGRPVTAEDVVFTFETAATNGSTIDLSNLKQVRAKGSYEVEFELHEPQSTFITLLISLGIVPKHAYGPNYAGQPIGSGPYQLVQWDRGQQLIVEVNPEYYGEKPFFRRLTFLFLQEDAALAAARAGEVDIAAIPPVYTRTSVPGMKIVDIQTVDNRGIMFPYVPSGRVTEEGYPIGNDVTSDLAIRRAVSVAIDREALVDGILEGYGTPAYTINDQLPWWNPETVFPDGDIEEAKRILAEAGWIDEDGDGIAEREGVRASFTLLYPSNDRTRQSLALTVADMVKPAGIEIIVEGKSWDELKKRMHADAVMFGWGSHDPIEMYYVYSSRYQGVDYFNPGYYSNETVDRYMEQALRAVSEEEAHEYWRQAQWDGETGVSFHGDAAWAWLVNIDHVYLVHEKLDIGRQGIHPHGHGWPITDNIASWRWAE; encoded by the coding sequence TTGAAAAAGCTCATTCACATCAGCATTGCCTTGATCTTGTTCACCTTCGTCCTGCTGTCAGGCTGCGCGTCGCACCCGGGCGAGGCGGAACGGGAAAGGGGGCGGGCGGAGGATGAGTTGATCTTGGCGATCGGCACGGAACCGGAGGGGGGATTTGACCCAACGCTCGGTTGGGGGCGCTACGGCTCTCCGCTCTTTCAGAGTACACTTCTTAAGCGGGACCATGAGATGAGGATTACCTATGATCTGGCCGCTGATTATTCGCTGAGCGATGACGGCAGATTGTGGACGGTGCGCTTACGGGAGGATGCGAAGTTCTCCGACGGCCGGCCCGTCACTGCAGAGGACGTTGTCTTCACCTTCGAGACGGCAGCAACGAATGGATCGACGATCGATCTGAGCAATCTTAAGCAAGTCCGCGCGAAAGGTTCGTATGAAGTTGAATTCGAACTCCATGAGCCCCAGTCTACCTTCATCACGCTGCTGATCTCATTGGGCATTGTACCCAAGCATGCTTACGGGCCGAATTACGCCGGCCAGCCGATTGGCTCCGGACCGTATCAGCTTGTGCAGTGGGACCGCGGTCAGCAGCTCATCGTGGAAGTGAATCCCGAATACTACGGGGAGAAGCCTTTCTTCCGCAGACTTACCTTCTTGTTCTTGCAGGAAGATGCGGCTTTGGCAGCGGCACGGGCAGGAGAAGTGGATATCGCGGCGATTCCGCCGGTTTATACAAGAACCTCGGTTCCAGGGATGAAGATCGTCGATATTCAGACGGTGGATAACCGGGGGATTATGTTCCCATATGTGCCCTCAGGGAGGGTTACGGAAGAAGGATACCCCATCGGCAATGATGTTACCAGCGATCTGGCGATTCGCCGCGCAGTAAGTGTCGCCATCGACCGCGAGGCCTTGGTGGACGGGATCTTGGAAGGTTACGGCACCCCTGCCTATACGATCAATGATCAGCTGCCGTGGTGGAATCCGGAGACGGTATTCCCCGACGGCGATATCGAGGAAGCGAAGCGGATCTTGGCAGAAGCCGGCTGGATCGACGAGGACGGAGACGGCATCGCGGAGCGGGAAGGCGTACGGGCCTCCTTCACCCTGCTGTATCCATCTAATGATCGAACGAGACAATCGCTGGCGCTTACGGTTGCGGACATGGTCAAACCGGCGGGGATCGAGATCATCGTCGAGGGCAAGAGCTGGGATGAATTGAAGAAGCGGATGCATGCCGACGCCGTGATGTTCGGCTGGGGAAGTCATGATCCCATCGAGATGTATTATGTGTACAGCAGCCGTTACCAAGGGGTGGACTATTTTAACCCAGGTTATTACAGCAATGAGACCGTGGATCGTTATATGGAGCAGGCGCTTCGTGCAGTGAGCGAGGAAGAAGCGCATGAATATTGGCGGCAGGCGCAGTGGGACGGCGAGACGGGCGTCAGCTTCCATGGGGATGCGGCTTGGGCATGGCTGGTGAATATCGATCATGTCTACCTCGTTCATGAGAAGCTGGATATTGGCCGGCAGGGGATCCATCCTCACGGCCACGGCTGGCCGATCACGGACAATATCGCCTCCTGGCGCTGGGCGGAATAG
- a CDS encoding ABC transporter permease: MKLIRLILLLLVLSIAVFWLVSLSPIDPVQAYIGADVMRVGPEQRQAIAEYWGLNDPPAERYIRWLSAVLHGDLGTSMIYRAPAAEVIAEKFTHSLALMAAAWLLTGVFGFLLGILAALYHNRWPDRLITWYCYTIASTPTFWIGLLLLVVFAVWLGWFPIGLSVPAGRLAAEVSLLDRIHHMILPALTLSLIGLAPIAMHTREKLLDVFASDYITYARARGEKGFSLVLRHGLRNIALPAVTLQFTSFGELFGGAVLAEQVFSYPGLGQAAVQSGLRGDIPLLVGIVLCSAVFVACGNMIADLLYRFIDPRMRRGEGAG; encoded by the coding sequence ATGAAGCTTATACGTTTGATTCTGTTACTATTGGTGCTCAGCATCGCTGTGTTCTGGCTGGTCAGTCTGTCGCCGATCGATCCGGTACAGGCTTACATAGGCGCTGATGTGATGCGGGTCGGACCCGAACAGCGGCAGGCGATCGCCGAATATTGGGGGCTGAACGATCCGCCGGCAGAGCGTTACATCCGCTGGCTCTCTGCGGTCCTGCACGGCGATCTGGGAACCTCCATGATCTACCGGGCGCCGGCGGCGGAGGTGATCGCTGAGAAATTCACGCATTCCTTGGCCTTGATGGCAGCGGCTTGGCTGCTTACAGGAGTGTTCGGTTTCCTGCTCGGCATCCTGGCGGCATTGTATCATAACCGCTGGCCGGATCGCCTGATCACTTGGTACTGTTACACGATCGCTTCCACGCCGACCTTCTGGATCGGGCTCCTGCTGCTTGTGGTCTTCGCCGTCTGGCTCGGCTGGTTCCCAATCGGTCTCAGCGTGCCGGCCGGCCGGCTGGCCGCGGAAGTGTCGCTGCTCGACCGGATCCATCATATGATCCTGCCTGCACTTACCCTCAGCTTAATCGGTCTCGCTCCGATCGCTATGCATACGAGGGAGAAGCTGCTTGATGTGTTCGCCAGCGACTATATCACCTATGCGCGAGCCCGCGGTGAGAAGGGCTTCTCGCTTGTGCTGAGACACGGTCTGCGCAATATCGCCCTGCCCGCCGTTACGCTGCAGTTCACCTCCTTCGGTGAATTGTTCGGAGGCGCGGTGCTGGCCGAGCAGGTCTTCTCCTATCCCGGCCTGGGACAAGCCGCGGTTCAATCGGGGCTGCGCGGCGATATACCGTTGCTTGTCGGCATTGTGCTGTGCAGCGCGGTCTTCGTTGCCTGCGGCAACATGATCGCTGACCTCTTGTACCGGTTCATCGATCCCCGGATGCGAAGGGGGGAAGGAGCGGGATGA
- a CDS encoding ABC transporter permease, whose product MFRTGRQRAIAVLLLTAFVLSIVVLAGYMIDDSRLATRPELRHQAPSLDHWFGTDWLGRDMFLRTVKGLAISIQAGVIAAAASTLIAAVMGMLAALRGRFLDRMITWLIDFFLSVPHLVTLILIAYISGGGLKGVVLGIALTHWPSLARVIRAEAWQLKSAEFVQISRKLGRSRRWIAVHHILPHLMPQIMIGFVLMFPHAILHEASITFLGLGLSPHQPAIGIILNESMQYLSTGSWWLAIFPGAALVIVVRLFSIAGEKLRQWFDPDRVWRR is encoded by the coding sequence ATGTTCCGGACCGGAAGGCAGCGGGCGATAGCTGTACTCCTCTTAACGGCCTTTGTTCTGTCTATCGTTGTGTTGGCCGGCTATATGATCGATGACAGCCGGCTGGCAACCCGGCCTGAGCTGCGCCATCAGGCTCCTTCGCTTGACCATTGGTTCGGTACGGATTGGCTGGGCAGGGATATGTTCCTGCGGACGGTGAAGGGCCTGGCCATCAGCATTCAGGCGGGGGTCATCGCCGCGGCGGCAAGCACTCTGATCGCAGCGGTGATGGGCATGCTGGCAGCGCTGAGGGGCCGGTTCTTGGATCGGATGATCACTTGGTTGATCGATTTTTTCTTAAGTGTGCCGCATCTTGTCACCCTCATCCTCATCGCTTATATCAGCGGCGGGGGACTTAAGGGTGTCGTGCTGGGCATCGCCCTCACTCATTGGCCCAGTCTCGCTCGAGTCATCCGTGCGGAGGCTTGGCAGCTCAAGTCGGCGGAGTTCGTGCAGATCTCCCGCAAGCTGGGCCGTTCACGCCGCTGGATCGCAGTCCATCATATCCTTCCTCATCTGATGCCGCAGATCATGATCGGCTTCGTGCTGATGTTCCCGCACGCCATCCTGCATGAGGCCTCGATCACCTTCCTGGGGCTGGGGTTGTCCCCCCATCAGCCGGCGATCGGCATCATCCTCAATGAGTCGATGCAGTACCTGTCGACGGGTTCCTGGTGGCTGGCGATCTTCCCCGGCGCTGCTCTAGTCATCGTCGTTCGGCTGTTCAGCATCGCTGGAGAGAAGTTGCGGCAATGGTTTGATCCGGATCGTGTATGGAGAAGATGA